In Plasmodium sp. gorilla clade G2 genome assembly, contig: PADLG01_00_59, whole genome shotgun sequence, the genomic window tattattaaaagtatcattattataagtatcattattattattattattatcattattagcACTAATATTAGTTGAAAccttttcattatcattCATTTCCATGTAactatcttttttattcataattccatcttcttcattattaatatatgacatatcatttaattttcttttcttcatatGTTCATTCATTTGTTCAAAATtctcttcattattattcaaataactttttcttttatcatcatgggttatatgtttatcattatcattagcTTCTTCAACATATGAATTCAATTTTCTATTAATCAAGTtctcattcatattattaccatcttgtgtaatattatttatatcattagaACTAGCACTTAATTTATTCAAATTGAATCCCTCACAatctttatctttattatttatatcattattaaaatcTCTCTGAACAAAATCATTGGATTctttatcataattttcattattttcatcgtTATTAACACTTCCCACGTcgtt contains:
- a CDS encoding chromatin remodeling protein, putative — translated: MFRNVRDYFKSNNDVNEENKNDVGSVNNDENNENYDKESNDFVQRDFNNDINNKDKDCEGFNLNKLSASSNDINNITQDGNNMNENLINRKLNSYVEEANDNDKHITHDDKRKSYLNNNEENFEQMNEHMKKRKLNDMSYINNEEDGIMNKKDSYMEMNDNEKVSTNISANNDNNNNNNDTYNNDTFNNNDTHNNDTFNNNDNSEEKPNYLQEKLEQLLAQTKRYTEKLAGQRLKMNAQMKSSKKGRCLLTEKEIFMCSKR